Proteins from a single region of Streptomyces sp. Tu 3180:
- a CDS encoding AMP-binding protein: protein MHPADLPGLTTLVVAGEAVPARVVRDWAPGRRMINAYGPTETTVCATMSTPLTGTRPGPVPIGGPLTNTRAYVLDPALRPVAPGVTGELYVAGTGLARGYLDRPGLTAERFVACPFGAPGERMYRTGDLVRWTPDGDLEYLGRTDDQVKLRGYRIEPAEIEAALRALDGVRQAAVTVREDRPGDRRLVAYTVPDPDTDLEPGLLRDRLRTTLPDHMIPAAVVVLDALPLTVHGKLDRTALPAPAYGRTPGTGRAPSGPVEASLCAIFAEVLGVESVGVDDGFFDLGGDSIVSIQLVARARAAGLGITARDVFRHKTVAALAKAAEAATARVSEAPDAGVGPVDTTPIVAWLSELGGPTDRFSQSMLLQVPAGMRREQLTEAVRALLDRHDALRSRLHRRAGGWSLEVLPRDAVRADGLILRADARGMARAALRQAVARHHDLAQAALAPGTA, encoded by the coding sequence ATGCACCCCGCCGACCTGCCCGGCCTGACCACCCTCGTCGTCGCCGGCGAGGCCGTCCCCGCCCGGGTGGTGCGGGACTGGGCACCCGGCCGGCGCATGATCAACGCCTACGGACCCACCGAGACCACCGTGTGCGCCACCATGAGCACCCCGCTCACCGGCACCCGGCCCGGCCCCGTCCCCATCGGCGGCCCCCTCACCAACACCCGCGCCTACGTCCTGGACCCGGCACTGCGCCCGGTCGCCCCCGGCGTCACCGGCGAGCTCTACGTGGCCGGCACCGGCCTGGCCCGCGGCTACCTGGACCGCCCCGGCCTGACCGCCGAGCGCTTCGTCGCCTGCCCGTTCGGGGCGCCGGGGGAGCGGATGTACCGCACCGGCGACCTGGTGCGCTGGACCCCCGACGGCGACCTCGAATACCTCGGACGCACCGACGACCAGGTCAAACTGCGCGGCTACCGCATCGAACCCGCAGAGATCGAGGCCGCCCTGCGCGCTCTCGACGGCGTCCGCCAGGCCGCCGTCACCGTCCGCGAGGACCGCCCCGGCGACCGCCGCCTGGTCGCCTACACCGTCCCCGACCCCGACACCGACCTCGAACCGGGCCTCCTGCGCGACCGGCTGCGCACCACCCTGCCCGACCACATGATCCCGGCCGCCGTCGTCGTCCTCGACGCCCTCCCCCTCACCGTCCACGGCAAACTCGACCGCACCGCACTCCCCGCACCCGCCTACGGCCGGACCCCGGGCACGGGACGGGCGCCCTCCGGGCCCGTGGAGGCATCGCTGTGCGCGATCTTCGCCGAGGTGCTCGGGGTGGAGTCCGTCGGCGTCGACGACGGCTTCTTCGACCTCGGGGGCGACTCCATCGTCTCCATCCAGCTCGTCGCCCGTGCCCGCGCGGCCGGGCTGGGCATCACCGCCCGCGACGTCTTCCGGCACAAGACCGTCGCCGCGCTGGCGAAGGCCGCCGAAGCCGCCACCGCGCGCGTGTCGGAGGCCCCGGACGCGGGCGTCGGCCCCGTCGACACCACGCCCATCGTCGCCTGGCTGTCCGAACTCGGCGGTCCCACGGACCGGTTCAGCCAGTCGATGCTGCTGCAGGTCCCCGCCGGCATGCGCCGGGAGCAGCTCACCGAGGCGGTGCGGGCGCTCCTGGACCGTCACGACGCACTGCGCAGCCGGCTGCACCGCCGCGCCGGGGGCTGGTCCCTGGAGGTGCTCCCGCGCGACGCGGTGCGGGCCGACGGCCTGATCCTGCGTGCCGACGCGCGCGGCATGGCCCGGGCCGCCCTGCGGCAGGCCGTCGCCCGGCACCACGACCTGGCGCAGGCCGCCCTCGCCCCGGGGACGGCGTGA
- a CDS encoding non-ribosomal peptide synthetase produces the protein MLRAVWFDAGDEAPGRLLLVAHHLVVDGVSWRILLTDLAAAGAAVTEGRPVELDPVPTSLRTWARELTAHTADRAGELPFWERTLTGPDPLLGDRPADPARDTMGTTRSLSVSLPAPLTSALLGEVSQVFRARANEVLLAGLALAVPRWRRARGLDGGDVLLDVEGHGREDVLDGVDVSRTVGWFTSMFPVRLDAGTDGAGAAVKRVKEQLRAVPDNGIGYGLLRHLDPGARPVLAALPAPQIGFNYLGRMDAGAGPADWAPAAESDLLLGLGVADAEMAVPHPLEISAVVRDGQGEGPELTVTWVWAEGLLDEAAVRALSADWFDALRDIAAHAALPGAGGLTPADLPLVRLGQDQIDRIEEAYPAPSDILPVAPLQEGLLFHAMFDEGGPDVYSVQFSFGLDGPLDAGALRSAAESLLARHDNLRAAFRLDIADRPVQVIPAAVELPWREADLSGLDGTARRAGLERILAEDRAVRYDLSVAPLLRFTLVKLAGERHRLVFSNHHVLLDGWSMPIVFGELFTLYARNVGADRELPRVTPYRDYLTWVGRQDRAVALDAWRDALDGVEEPTLLVPDDSGTRGAGHGAEVPRQLPFELTEELTASLQEWARRSGLTLNTVVQGLWAVLLGRLTGRDDVVFGATVSGRPPEVPGIESMVGLFINTVPVRVTVDPAETVTALLTRVQAAQSGLMPHQHVQLSEIQGLVGIGDLFDTLTVFESYPMDAGVLDLPGTGLRVSDVDGADATHYPVTLAALPGDRLRLRLEYAAGRFPQDRAKDLAARLTGLFEAVAEDPDRPVGRLDVLTAREREAARTGGNPLLHPVPGHPVQTLLERLAAGTPDATAVVFRDTTLTCSELNERANRLARLLIARGVGPERIVALALPRDTQVLVAMFAVLKAGAAFLTVDPALPADRVAHLLQDAAPAVVLTDREVDAHWAAEGLGGDVERLVLDTEETGRLLAAADPADVADTDRTAPLTPASPAYVIYTSGSTGRPKGVVVQHRNLVNLFHGHKETLFDRHARADGPDGRFRVALTAVFSFDTAWDGVLWMLDGHELHLIDDDTRRDPQALAGYVDRERIDFLDLTPAFAGQLVEAGMLADGRHHPAVLMLGGEALGPDLWSRLRAAPHTTAYNFYGPTEATIDTVFLPLADSERPLVGRPVRNTRVHVLDGHLRPVPPGGTGELYLAGDQLARGYLGRPALTAGSFVANPFGEPGSRMYRTGDLVRATADGLLEYRGRTDDQVKVRGFRIEPGEIESALTAGPDVAAAAVVVREDTPGVRRLVGYAVPAAGASPEPAVLRERLGRTLPEYMVPAAVVLLDALPLTANGKLDRKALPAPDFSARATGGRAAGDPVEQALCALFADVLGLPDVGVDSSFFDLGGDSIVSIQLVARARAAGLVFSPKDVFTHRTVAALAPVVRQARDTPAEDPDAGVGTLPATPVIRWLQEHGGATEGFVQSMLVQVPAGLGLEHLTTAVQAVLDHHDALRMAVTRGGGDTPWSLEIPARGSVPAAEVVVRVPTGGFTGPDLEALIAAEAEAAWRALDTAAGRMVRVVWFDAGPDHPGRLLITAHHLVVDGVSWRILLPDLAAAWQAAAGGGQPDLAPVGTSFRRWAQRLTEAAAEREDEVELWLEMLSEEEVPLGGRPLAETDTAAGARSLTLSLPADRTAPLLTDVPAAFHGGVDDVLLTGLALAVAQWRRRRGLGEDAAVLVDLEGHGREDVVGGADLSRTVGWFTTVYPVRLDPGQLDRDEVRAGGAALGRAVKRVKEQLRAVPDHGIGHGMLRHLNPATAPLLAAYPDPQIGFNYLGRIGAPGAGGQDWAVAPESAALTGAAAGDPDTRLAHAIEINALVRDLPGGPELNVTWTWPDGLFPERDMRDLADHWFDALEALARHAAAPESGGHSPSDMPLVNLSQAQLDLLESTWRKSS, from the coding sequence ATGCTGCGGGCCGTGTGGTTCGACGCGGGGGACGAGGCCCCGGGACGGCTGCTGCTGGTCGCCCACCACCTCGTGGTCGACGGTGTGTCGTGGCGCATCCTCCTCACCGACCTGGCCGCCGCGGGTGCGGCCGTCACCGAGGGGCGTCCGGTCGAGCTCGACCCGGTGCCGACCTCGCTGCGCACCTGGGCCCGGGAGCTCACCGCCCACACGGCCGACCGCGCCGGCGAACTGCCCTTCTGGGAGCGGACCCTGACCGGTCCCGACCCACTGCTGGGCGACCGTCCCGCCGACCCGGCCCGCGACACCATGGGCACCACCCGGTCGCTGTCGGTGTCGCTGCCGGCCCCCCTGACCTCGGCGCTGCTGGGCGAGGTCTCCCAGGTGTTCCGCGCCCGGGCGAACGAGGTGCTGCTGGCGGGGCTGGCGCTGGCGGTGCCCAGGTGGCGCCGGGCCCGCGGCCTCGACGGCGGCGACGTGCTGCTGGACGTGGAGGGGCACGGCCGGGAGGACGTGCTGGACGGCGTCGACGTGTCGCGGACGGTGGGCTGGTTCACCAGCATGTTCCCGGTACGCCTGGACGCGGGCACGGACGGCGCCGGCGCCGCGGTGAAGCGGGTCAAGGAACAGCTGCGGGCGGTCCCCGACAACGGCATCGGCTACGGCCTGCTGCGCCACCTCGATCCCGGGGCGCGGCCCGTGCTCGCCGCGCTGCCCGCTCCGCAGATCGGGTTCAACTACCTGGGCCGCATGGACGCCGGCGCGGGCCCGGCCGACTGGGCCCCGGCCGCCGAGTCGGACCTGCTGCTGGGCCTCGGCGTCGCCGACGCGGAGATGGCCGTACCCCACCCGCTGGAGATCAGCGCCGTCGTCCGGGACGGGCAGGGCGAGGGTCCCGAGCTCACCGTCACCTGGGTGTGGGCCGAGGGCCTGCTGGACGAGGCCGCCGTCAGGGCGCTCTCGGCCGACTGGTTCGACGCGCTGCGGGACATCGCCGCGCACGCCGCCCTGCCCGGGGCGGGCGGCCTCACCCCGGCCGACCTGCCGCTGGTACGGCTCGGCCAGGACCAGATCGACCGGATCGAGGAGGCGTACCCCGCGCCGTCCGACATCCTGCCCGTCGCGCCGCTCCAGGAGGGGCTGCTCTTCCACGCGATGTTCGACGAGGGCGGACCGGACGTCTACAGCGTCCAGTTCTCCTTCGGCCTGGACGGACCGCTGGACGCCGGCGCCCTGCGGTCCGCCGCCGAGTCGCTGCTGGCCCGCCACGACAACCTGCGGGCCGCGTTCCGCCTGGACATCGCGGACCGCCCGGTCCAGGTGATCCCCGCCGCCGTGGAGCTGCCCTGGCGGGAGGCCGACCTCAGCGGGCTGGACGGGACGGCACGACGGGCCGGACTGGAGCGGATCCTCGCCGAGGACCGCGCCGTCCGCTACGACCTGTCCGTCGCGCCCCTGCTGCGCTTCACCCTGGTGAAGCTGGCCGGTGAACGCCACCGGCTGGTGTTCAGCAACCACCACGTCCTGCTCGACGGGTGGTCCATGCCGATCGTGTTCGGCGAACTGTTCACCCTCTACGCCCGCAACGTCGGCGCCGACCGCGAACTGCCGCGCGTCACCCCGTACCGCGACTACCTGACCTGGGTCGGCCGGCAGGACCGTGCCGTCGCCCTGGACGCGTGGCGGGACGCGCTGGACGGTGTGGAGGAGCCGACGCTGCTGGTCCCGGACGACTCCGGGACGCGGGGCGCGGGCCACGGGGCCGAGGTGCCGCGGCAGCTGCCCTTCGAGCTGACGGAGGAGCTGACCGCGTCGCTCCAGGAGTGGGCGCGCCGGTCCGGACTGACGCTCAACACCGTGGTGCAGGGCCTGTGGGCGGTGCTGCTGGGCCGTCTCACCGGCCGGGACGACGTGGTGTTCGGCGCCACCGTCTCCGGGCGGCCGCCGGAGGTGCCCGGCATCGAGTCGATGGTCGGCCTGTTCATCAACACCGTGCCGGTGCGGGTCACCGTCGACCCGGCGGAGACCGTCACCGCCCTGCTGACCCGGGTCCAGGCCGCGCAGAGCGGACTGATGCCCCACCAGCACGTGCAGCTCTCCGAGATCCAGGGACTCGTCGGCATCGGCGACCTCTTCGACACCCTCACCGTGTTCGAGAGCTATCCGATGGACGCCGGGGTCCTGGACCTCCCCGGCACCGGGCTGCGGGTGTCCGACGTCGACGGCGCGGACGCCACGCACTACCCCGTCACCCTCGCGGCGCTGCCCGGGGACCGGCTCCGGCTGCGGCTGGAGTACGCCGCGGGCCGCTTCCCGCAGGACCGGGCGAAGGACCTGGCCGCCCGGCTGACGGGGCTGTTCGAAGCGGTGGCCGAGGACCCGGACCGTCCGGTCGGCCGGCTGGACGTGCTGACCGCGCGGGAGCGGGAGGCGGCGCGCACCGGCGGGAACCCGCTGCTGCACCCGGTGCCCGGGCACCCCGTCCAGACGCTGCTCGAACGCCTGGCCGCCGGCACGCCCGACGCGACCGCCGTCGTCTTCCGCGACACCACGCTGACCTGCTCGGAGCTCAACGAGCGGGCCAACCGGCTGGCCCGGCTGCTCATCGCGCGGGGCGTCGGACCGGAGCGGATCGTCGCGCTCGCCCTGCCGCGCGACACGCAGGTGCTGGTCGCGATGTTCGCGGTGCTGAAGGCCGGTGCCGCCTTCCTGACGGTGGACCCCGCGCTCCCGGCGGACCGCGTCGCCCACCTCCTCCAGGACGCCGCGCCGGCGGTGGTCCTCACCGACCGCGAGGTGGACGCCCACTGGGCGGCGGAAGGGCTCGGCGGGGACGTCGAACGCCTGGTGCTGGACACGGAGGAGACCGGCCGGCTGCTGGCCGCCGCCGACCCGGCGGACGTGGCGGACACCGACCGCACCGCGCCGCTGACGCCCGCCTCCCCGGCGTACGTCATCTACACCTCGGGTTCGACCGGTCGCCCCAAGGGCGTGGTCGTCCAGCACCGCAACCTGGTCAACCTGTTCCACGGCCACAAGGAGACGCTCTTCGACCGGCACGCCCGCGCCGACGGACCCGACGGCCGCTTCCGGGTGGCCCTGACGGCGGTGTTCTCCTTCGACACGGCCTGGGACGGCGTGCTGTGGATGCTCGACGGCCACGAACTCCACCTGATCGACGACGACACCCGGCGCGACCCGCAGGCCCTGGCCGGGTACGTCGACCGGGAGAGGATCGACTTCCTCGACCTCACCCCGGCGTTCGCCGGGCAGCTCGTGGAGGCGGGGATGCTGGCCGACGGCCGGCACCACCCGGCGGTGCTGATGCTCGGCGGCGAGGCCCTCGGCCCCGACCTGTGGTCGCGTCTGCGCGCCGCCCCGCACACCACCGCGTACAACTTCTACGGCCCGACCGAGGCCACCATCGACACGGTGTTCCTGCCCCTGGCGGACAGCGAGAGGCCGCTGGTGGGCCGGCCGGTGCGCAACACCCGGGTCCACGTCCTCGACGGGCACCTGCGGCCCGTCCCGCCGGGCGGGACCGGTGAGCTGTACCTCGCGGGCGACCAGCTCGCCCGCGGCTACCTGGGCCGCCCCGCACTGACCGCCGGCAGCTTCGTGGCCAACCCCTTCGGGGAGCCCGGCTCCCGCATGTACCGCACCGGCGACCTGGTGCGGGCCACGGCGGACGGGCTGCTGGAGTACCGGGGCCGGACGGACGACCAGGTCAAGGTCCGCGGTTTCCGCATCGAGCCCGGCGAGATCGAGTCGGCGCTGACCGCCGGCCCCGACGTGGCCGCGGCCGCCGTCGTGGTCCGGGAGGACACTCCCGGCGTCCGCCGGCTGGTCGGTTACGCCGTCCCCGCCGCCGGCGCCTCCCCGGAGCCCGCCGTGCTGAGGGAACGCCTCGGACGGACCCTGCCCGAGTACATGGTCCCCGCGGCCGTCGTCCTGCTGGACGCGCTGCCGCTGACGGCCAACGGCAAGCTCGACCGCAAGGCGCTGCCCGCACCGGACTTCTCGGCGCGGGCGACGGGCGGCCGCGCGGCGGGCGATCCGGTCGAGCAGGCACTGTGCGCGCTCTTCGCCGACGTGCTCGGACTGCCGGACGTCGGTGTCGACAGCAGCTTCTTCGACCTGGGCGGGGACTCCATCGTCTCCATCCAGCTCGTCGCCCGGGCCCGCGCCGCCGGCCTGGTGTTCTCCCCCAAGGACGTCTTCACGCACCGGACGGTCGCCGCCCTGGCGCCCGTGGTCCGCCAGGCGCGGGACACCCCCGCGGAGGACCCGGACGCCGGTGTCGGCACGCTGCCGGCCACCCCCGTCATCCGCTGGCTCCAGGAGCACGGCGGGGCCACCGAGGGGTTCGTCCAGTCGATGCTGGTGCAGGTGCCGGCCGGACTGGGCCTGGAGCACCTGACCACGGCCGTCCAGGCCGTGCTGGACCACCACGACGCACTGCGCATGGCCGTGACCCGCGGCGGGGGCGACACGCCCTGGTCGCTGGAGATACCCGCGCGCGGCAGCGTCCCGGCCGCCGAGGTCGTCGTCCGCGTCCCCACGGGCGGCTTCACCGGCCCGGACCTGGAGGCCCTGATCGCCGCCGAGGCGGAGGCCGCCTGGCGCGCACTCGACACGGCCGCCGGACGGATGGTCCGGGTGGTCTGGTTCGACGCCGGCCCGGACCACCCGGGACGACTGCTGATCACCGCCCACCACCTGGTCGTCGACGGCGTGTCCTGGCGGATCCTGCTCCCGGACCTCGCCGCCGCCTGGCAGGCCGCCGCCGGCGGCGGACAGCCGGACCTCGCCCCCGTCGGCACCTCCTTCCGCCGCTGGGCGCAGCGCCTCACCGAGGCCGCCGCCGAGCGGGAGGACGAGGTGGAGCTGTGGCTGGAGATGCTCTCCGAGGAGGAGGTGCCGCTCGGCGGACGCCCGCTCGCGGAGACCGACACCGCGGCCGGGGCGCGCTCGCTCACCCTGAGCCTGCCCGCCGACCGCACCGCGCCGCTGCTCACCGACGTCCCGGCCGCGTTCCACGGAGGGGTCGACGACGTCCTGCTCACCGGGCTCGCCCTGGCCGTGGCCCAGTGGCGCCGCCGCCGGGGGCTCGGCGAGGACGCAGCCGTCCTCGTCGACCTGGAGGGCCACGGCCGCGAGGACGTGGTCGGGGGCGCCGACCTGTCCCGTACGGTCGGCTGGTTCACGACCGTGTACCCGGTACGGCTCGATCCCGGACAGCTCGACCGGGACGAGGTGCGGGCCGGCGGCGCGGCCCTGGGACGCGCCGTGAAGCGGGTCAAGGAACAGCTGCGGGCCGTGCCGGACCACGGCATCGGTCACGGGATGCTCCGCCACCTCAACCCGGCCACGGCCCCCCTGCTGGCCGCGTACCCGGACCCCCAGATCGGTTTCAACTACCTCGGGCGCATCGGCGCTCCGGGCGCCGGAGGACAGGACTGGGCCGTGGCGCCGGAATCGGCCGCCCTGACCGGAGCCGCCGCCGGCGACCCGGACACCCGCCTGGCCCACGCCATCGAAATCAACGCCCTGGTCAGGGACCTTCCCGGAGGTCCGGAACTGAACGTCACCTGGACCTGGCCCGACGGGCTGTTCCCCGAGCGGGACATGCGGGACCTGGCGGACCACTGGTTCGACGCCCTGGAGGCGCTGGCCCGGCACGCCGCCGCGCCGGAGTCGGGCGGCCACTCACCGTCGGACATGCCGCTGGTGAACCTCTCGCAGGCACAACTCGATCTTCTGGAAAGCACGTGGAGGAAGTCGTCATGA